In the genome of Parus major isolate Abel chromosome 2, Parus_major1.1, whole genome shotgun sequence, one region contains:
- the CDH7 gene encoding cadherin-7 — MKLGKVEFCHFLQILALFLCLSGMNQAELTRSRSKPYFQSGRTRTKRSWVWNQFFVLEEYMGTDPLYVGKLHSDVDKGDGSIKYILSGEGASSIFIIDENTGDIHATKRLDREEQAYYTLRAQALDRLTNKPVEPESEFVIKIQDINDNEPKFLDGPYTAGVPEMSPVGTSVVQVTATDADDPTYGNSARVVYSILQGQPYFSVEPKTGVIKTALPNMDREAKDQYLLVIQAKDMVGQNGGLSGTTSVTVTLTDVNDNPPRFPRRSYQYNVPESLPVASVVARIKAADADVGPNAEMEYKIVDGDGLGVFKISVDKDTQEGIITIQKELDFEAKTSYTLRIEAANMHVDPRFLSLGPFSDMTTVKIIVEDVDEPPVFTSRLYSMVVSEAAKVGTIIGTVAAHDPDASNSPVRYSIDRNTDLERYFNIDANSGVITTAKSLDRETNAVHNITVLAMESQNPAQIGRGYVAITILDINDNAPEFAMEYETTVCENAQPGQVIQKISAIDKDDPPNGHQFYFSLTAEAANNHNFTLQDNKDNTATVLTKRNGFRRQEQSVFYLPIFIVDSGSPSLSSTNTLTIRVCDCDADGIAQTCNAEAYILPAGLSTGALIAILACVLTLLVLVLLIVTMRRRKKEPLIFDEERDIRENIVRYDDEGGGEEDTEAFDMAALRNLNIMRDTKTRRDVTPEIQFLSRPTFKSIPDNVIFREFIWERLKEADVDPCAPPYDSLQTYAFEGNGSVAESLSSLDSISSNSDQNYDYLSDWGPRFKRLADMYGTGPDCLYS, encoded by the exons CTTCACTCTGATGTTGATAAAGGAGATGGTTCCATCAAATACATCTTGTCAGGCGAAGGGGCAAGTTCCATTTTCATTATTGATGAGAACACGGGGGATATTCATGCTACAAAGAGGCTGGATCGAGAAGAGCAGGCCTACTACACGCTCCGAGCACAAGCACTAGATAGGCTGACTAACAAACCCGTGGAGCCAGAGTCTGAGTTCGTCATTAAGATTCAGGACATCAATGACAATGAGCCAAAATTTCTGGATGGTCCCTACACTGCTGGAGTTCCTGAGATGTCTCCTGTGG GTACCTCTGTGGTTCAAGTGACAGCCACTGATGCAGATGATCCTACTTATGGCAACAGTGCTCGAGTGGTCTACAGCATATTGCAAGGACAGCCTTACTTCTCTGTGGAGCCCAAAACAG gtGTTATCAAGACTGCCCTTCCGAACATGGACAGAGAAGCCAAGGACCAGTACCTCTTAGTTATCCAAGCAAAGGACATGGTTGGGCAGAATGGGGGATTGTCAGGGACTACATCTGTAACTGTCACCCTGACTGATGTTAATGACAACCCACCCCGCTTTCCGCGCA gATCATATCAGTATAATGTCCCAGAGTCTTTGCCAGTGGCTTCTGTGGTGGCCAGAATAAAAGCTGCAGATGCAGATGTTGGACCTAATGCTGAAATGGAGTACAAGATTGTGGATGGTGATGGTTTGGGAGTATTCAAAATTTCTGTTGACAAAGACACCCAGGAGGGAATCATAACTATTCAGAAG GAGCTGGATTTTGAAGCTAAGACAAGCTATACCTTGAGGATAGAAGCAGCCAATATGCATGTTGACCCTCGTTTCCTGAGCCTGGGGCCCTTCAGTGATATGACAACAGTGAAGATAATCGTAGAAGATGTTGATGAGCCGCCTGTGTTTACTTCACGTCTGTACTCCATGGTGGTGTCTGAAGCAGCAAAGGTTGGCACCATCATCGGAACTGTAGCGGCCCATGATCCAGATGCCTCAAATAGTCCTGTCAG GTATTCGATAGATCGAAACACAGACCTGGAGAGGTATTTCAATATTGATGCCAACAGTGGAGTCATTACAACTGCCAAATCTTTGGACAGGGAAACGAATGCTGTTCATAATATCACAGTTTTGGCCATGGAAAGTC AGAATCCAGCACAGATTGGGAGAGGCTATGTAGCCATCACAATCCTTGACATCAATGACAATGCCCCTGAGTTTGCCATGGAGTATGAGACAACTGTCTGTGAAAATGCTCAGCCTGGTCAG GTGATCCAAAAAATTAGTGCAATTGATAAGGATGACCCACCAAATGGCCATCAGTTCTACTTCAGTTTaacagcagaggcagcaaaTAACCACAATTTTACATTGCAAGACAACAAAG ATAATACTGCGACAGTATTAACCAAAAGAAATGGGTTTCGAAGACAGGAACAGTCTGTTTTCTACTTGCCAATATTCATAGTGGACAGTGGGTCACCCTCCCTTAGTAGCACTAATACTCTCACCATCAGGGTCTGTGACTGTGATGCGGATGGCATTGCTCAGACGTGCAATGCAGAAGCTTACATCTTGCCTGCAGGACTTAGCACTGGAGCCCTGATAGCAATATTGGCTTGTGTCTTGACACTGCTAG ttcttgTCTTGCTGATTGTCACCATGAGGCGACGGAAAAAAGAGCCCCTCATTTTTGATGAAGAGAGAGATATCAGAGAAAACATTGTCAGGTACGATGACGAGGGTGGTGGAGAAGAAGACACAGAGGCTTTTGACATGGCTGCCTTGAGGAACCTCAACATCATGCGGGACACCAAGACCAGGAGGGACGTGACACCTGAGATTCAGTTCTTGAGCAGACCAACTTTTAAAAGTATCCCAGATAATGTCATTTTTAGGGAATTTATCTGGGAAAGACTAAAAGAAGCTGACGTGGACCCCTGCGCGCCACCCTACGACTCCCTGCAGACGTATGCATTTGAGGGGAACGGCTCGGTGGCAGAGTCGCTCAGTTCTTTAGATTCCATCAGCTCAAACTCTGACCAGAACTACGATTACCTCAGTGACTGGGGCCCTCGTTTTAAAAGGCTTGCAGATATGTATGGGACTGGACCAGACTGCTTATACTCCTAG